Genomic window (Streptococcus suis S735):
TTTCATTATGACTTTATGCAGCGTGCTTTCCTGGCAATCATTGCGATGAGTCTGTTCTCGCCCATTTTGGGGGTCTTCTTGATACTCAGGCGGCAAAGTTTGATGTCGGATACTCTTAGTCATGTTTCGTTGGCGGGGGTTGCATTTGGTTTGGTATTGGGGATTTCACCAACGCTTTCGACTGTTCTTGTCGTTATTGTGGCAGCTGTATTTTTAGAGTATTTGCGGACAATTTACAAGAATTTTATGGAAATTGGGACGGCTATCCTCATGTCGACTGGTTTGGCTATTTCGCTCATTGTCATGAATAAATCTGGTGGGAAATCAGGGCTTAGCCTGGAACAATATCTGTTTGGTTCGATTGTGACGATTAGTCAGGAGCAGGTAATTGCTTTGTTTACGATTGCTGTGATTGTCATCGTGCTGA
Coding sequences:
- a CDS encoding metal ABC transporter permease → MFDLSVFHYDFMQRAFLAIIAMSLFSPILGVFLILRRQSLMSDTLSHVSLAGVAFGLVLGISPTLSTVLVVIVAAVFLEYLRTIYKNFMEIGTAILMSTGLAISLIVMNKSGGKSGLSLEQYLFGSIVTISQEQVIALFTIAVIVIVLTLLFLRPMYILTFDEDTAFVDGLPVRAMSIAFNVVTGVAIALMIPAAGALLVSTIMVLPASIALRLGKSFKAVIFTGMGIGFFGMVMGLLTSYYAETPASASITLIFISIFLLVNVVQKFKK